Part of the Dehalococcoidia bacterium genome is shown below.
GTATAAAAATGTTGCATAATTACGCCAGCCTCGTCTGTCATTGCTACGGAAGCAGGAACCCGAAGACCGATCGGTCTGGATTCCCGCCTGCGCGGGAATGACATGTGCATAGAGTTCGTCCAGATATATCAGGGCTCTATTTTCGTAGCAGGATATTGTGAGCTTCTCGCAAGTGCAGTTTTATAATAGCTCCATAGCCCAAACCAGGGATAGATTAGAGAGCTACTCCAGCCTCTCAATAGCATCTACCACTTCATCTATGAGCCAATCAGGGCTGGAGGTCCCCGAGGTCACGCCCACCTTTTGAGCAGCCTTGAGCTCCGGCCAATAGCTATCTACCATGCGGGCTGACGAAACCAGTTTAGCATGCCCAAACTGGTTACACCTCTCCACCAGCCGGTTGCTATTGGAGCTTTGAGGGTCACCAACCACCACCACCAGGTCAGTGCTTGAAGCCAACAAGGCCGCCTCACGCGCCCTCCTCGCCACGTGCGGGCAAAGGGTTACCGCTATTTTTATCTCCTGGAATTTTTCCATCGAAGTCAAAACCTCGCTGACGAATGCCTGAACTTCATGCGGGAGCCTCGTAGTCTGAGAGAGGATAGCCAGGCGTTTTGGCAGCCTTCCCCTAAAGATACTGGAGACGGATAGACCTGCCTTGGACCTGGGCCCCGCCCAGTCGAGGAGCCCCTTAACCTCGGTGTGCTCCGGGTCACCGTAGACCACAACAAAGTAGCCTTCGCTAGCAAGCTGTGATGCCCTTCGCTGGGCTTTCCTGACCGTCGGGCAGGTGGTATCGATAAATTTCAGTCCCCTCCGCTGAAGCTCATGGTAAACTTGGGAAGGGGCACCGTGGGCGCTAATGGCAACAAGGCCTCGGACATCATCAAGGCTTTCTATCACCTCTATGCCCATAAACTCAAGCTTCCTGACCACGGCATCGTTGTGCACCAG
Proteins encoded:
- the ispH gene encoding 4-hydroxy-3-methylbut-2-enyl diphosphate reductase, producing MARLVTRAGELGFCPGVGKAVETTRRAAKIAPVFTLGRLVHNDAVVRKLEFMGIEVIESLDDVRGLVAISAHGAPSQVYHELQRRGLKFIDTTCPTVRKAQRRASQLASEGYFVVVYGDPEHTEVKGLLDWAGPRSKAGLSVSSIFRGRLPKRLAILSQTTRLPHEVQAFVSEVLTSMEKFQEIKIAVTLCPHVARRAREAALLASSTDLVVVVGDPQSSNSNRLVERCNQFGHAKLVSSARMVDSYWPELKAAQKVGVTSGTSSPDWLIDEVVDAIERLE